The proteins below are encoded in one region of Methylobacillus flagellatus KT:
- a CDS encoding uracil-DNA glycosylase has product MSTMLDPVTHPRPESLPPAWVEAIPELQALYHSISASLEPEQDVRPRRGLWFEALRQVEPAAARVVLLGQDPYHGEDHGIQQAHGLSFSVPEGVRPPPSLRNMLKEMQTDVGQTLSSGNLMPWAKQGVLLLNASLTTRGGVAGAHSKIWQAFTHAVMRYLGQREAPLVFILWGNHAQQFRPLIASWHQVISSAHPSPLSAHRGFFGSQPYSRVNAALRKLGLGEVQWGEPIAR; this is encoded by the coding sequence ATGAGCACAATGCTGGACCCCGTGACCCATCCACGTCCGGAATCACTCCCGCCCGCCTGGGTGGAGGCTATTCCTGAATTGCAGGCGCTGTACCACAGCATCAGCGCCAGCCTGGAACCAGAGCAGGATGTACGTCCGCGCCGGGGACTATGGTTCGAAGCATTGCGCCAGGTCGAGCCAGCAGCGGCAAGGGTGGTACTGCTGGGACAGGATCCCTATCATGGTGAGGATCATGGCATCCAGCAAGCCCATGGCTTGTCATTCTCCGTACCGGAAGGCGTCAGGCCACCGCCCTCGTTGCGCAACATGCTCAAGGAAATGCAGACGGATGTGGGCCAGACCCTGTCGAGCGGCAACCTGATGCCGTGGGCGAAGCAAGGGGTGCTGTTACTCAACGCCTCGCTCACCACGCGCGGCGGCGTGGCAGGCGCCCATAGCAAGATATGGCAGGCATTCACGCATGCGGTCATGCGCTATCTGGGCCAGCGCGAAGCGCCGCTGGTATTCATCCTGTGGGGAAACCATGCGCAGCAGTTTCGCCCGCTCATTGCGTCCTGGCACCAGGTCATCAGCTCGGCACATCCTTCACCGCTATCCGCCCACCGCGGATTTTTCGGCAGCCAACCCTATTCCAGGGTCAATGCTGCGTTGCGCAAGCTTGGGCTGGGCGAGGTGCAGTGGGGAGAGCCGATAGCCCGCTGA